ATGCAGGGCGACACAAAGGATAAAACTCCTTCAATAAATAAAAGCGGATACATTACTTGGCCAATTCTCCTTCAATAATTTTTTCGAGCAGATCACCCGGCATAGCTCCCACGTGAACATAATACGGCTTGGTTTGTTCGGTGTAAGGTGCAATTGAAATCAAGCGTCCATCTTTATTGAAAATTAAGGTTACCGGCAGCCCGGGCAATCCAATAGAATTAAACATTTGCCCTTGCAAGTCAAAAAAGAGGGGCAACCCGAAACCTTTGGCCTTCATGTAATTTTTGGCCTTTTCGACAGTTTCCCGCTGTCCATCAACCACCGCCACTGGCAGGAACTGAACTTGACTGTTACTTTTGTATTTTTCGTACAGCTTATTGAAATCGGGCATTTCCGCATCGCAGACAGAGCACCATGAGGCCCAAAAATTGAGTATGACCACTTTGCCCTTATATTCCGACAAATGTTTTACTGTATTTTCTACATCGCTGAAAAACATGTCTGGCGGATCGAGTGGTTTTCCGGCAGCGGCATCAGCTTGCATGGCTGCTTCCGATGAACCGGGAGCGGCGGCGCTCGGCGGAGTTACCGTATTGTTGCGATAATAGTAGTATCCGGAGCCGAAAATAAATAAAATGAAAATCACGAGAATCAGGTATTTTATTTGTCTACGCATAACAATCCTTTATAAAAATTTAGCCGGCAAAATGTTGCCGGCTGTCGGTATCAGGCAAAATTATAGAGCTGCTTCAATTGCATTAACCAAAGCATCTGCTTGTTGTAAACCGATTTTTTTGAAAACAGGTTGGCCAGCTTTGAAAAAAATCATGGTAGGGACCGACATAATGCCGAATTTTACAGCCAATTCGTTAGCTTGATCAATATCGATTTTTACCACGTTGGCTTTGCCTTCAACTCTGGCGGCAACTTTTTCAAGAATGGGGGCTAGCATTTTGCAGGGACCGCACCATTCTGCATAAAAATCAACCAATACCGGCAATTTTGAATTAAGAACTTCGGTTTCAAATTCGTCTTGTTTTAAAATTCTCATAATTATCTCCTTAAGCTATGATAAGGATATTTATTTTATATCCAATACTGTCTATTATAATTGTTTGCTAAATGAAAAAAAGTCTTATTGTTACAGAAACGGTTATTTTAACGCTAAATTTACAAATCTATGGCGGGCTATATTGAACCTTGTGGCAGACACGGAAACCGTTCCTTGTTATACTGAAAGTGATTTAAACAGCTGCTCGTTTTCAAGTGGCGGGGATATAATCATATAATCAGCCGAAAATAATCTGCGGGAGGAAGGCCGTGCGTAGTAGTGATTTAACGGTAGGATGCATTTTTTTGGTCGCTTGCTGTGGTTTAGGCGCGTTCGCTTCCGTTACGCAATCTGACGGCCGCTCCTATTTTATTGCGTTGGTCGTCGTCTTGCTGGCGGCTGACCTTTTCATGCTAGGCCGTGGCTTGGTGCGTCTGTTGATCACACGAAAATTTTATAATGAGTGTTTCGACTTATGGAACGGTTTTCAGTTAAAGCAGTTTGTTTTTTTACTAGGTTCAAGTGTCTTGTATCCGTTCGGTGCCTATTTGTTCGGATTTTATTTGGCCGGACTTGTGTATGCCTTCGCCGTGATCCATCATTTTAAAGGTGTGGCCAAGTGGGAGCGCGGGACATTGATTTTACTTCTACCGGTAATATATTTGATTACTACCGCTTTGAACAGGCCTTTGCCGGCCGGAGAAATAACCGGTTATTTGTTTAAGTGTGTAGAGCGGCAATTCGGAGGTTGACGAACGGTGACGGAGTTTTTCGGGGAGGCTTTGGCGCGATTGTTTTTGCCGGTAAATCTGGCGGCAATGTTTTTGGGAACCGGTGGAGGTATTTTTATTGGAGCCCAGCCGGATCTTTCGCCGTCAATTTGCATGGCGTTGTTGCTGCCGGTTGTCATCAGCTTGCCACCTGAGACCGGTCTGATTGTGTTGGCGGCTGTGTATTTTGGCTCGGTTTTCGGTGGCTCCGTCTCGGCCATTATTTGCCGTATCCCCGGGGTCCAAGCTTCAGGAATAACTGTATTGGACGGCTATCAGATGGCGGTAAAAGGACGGGCGGTACAAGCTGTTGCGGTCGCTTGCATGGCTTCCACCGTCGGCGGATTGCTGAGCATCATTGCGGTCTGGTTCAGTGTTG
This is a stretch of genomic DNA from Mageeibacillus indolicus UPII9-5. It encodes these proteins:
- a CDS encoding TlpA family protein disulfide reductase yields the protein MRRQIKYLILVIFILFIFGSGYYYYRNNTVTPPSAAAPGSSEAAMQADAAAGKPLDPPDMFFSDVENTVKHLSEYKGKVVILNFWASWCSVCDAEMPDFNKLYEKYKSNSQVQFLPVAVVDGQRETVEKAKNYMKAKGFGLPLFFDLQGQMFNSIGLPGLPVTLIFNKDGRLISIAPYTEQTKPYYVHVGAMPGDLLEKIIEGELAK
- the trxA gene encoding thioredoxin; translated protein: MRILKQDEFETEVLNSKLPVLVDFYAEWCGPCKMLAPILEKVAARVEGKANVVKIDIDQANELAVKFGIMSVPTMIFFKAGQPVFKKIGLQQADALVNAIEAAL